In Ipomoea triloba cultivar NCNSP0323 chromosome 7, ASM357664v1, a single genomic region encodes these proteins:
- the LOC116024838 gene encoding uncharacterized protein LOC116024838, producing MAGKVVKSIAKAVSEYQYPLQDKLAKYKNELSKGVWGYWELGAWKPLGISARRRAQLRKEVLLAGQDWPYDPERKEMRKKQKGHKCDRIAAEKRAKTAELMQQMPKMLADYRKRRWERKMKAEEDAARKAVQE from the coding sequence ATGGCGGGGAAAGTAGTAAAGTCTATAGCAAAAGCTGTTTCTGAGTACCAATACCCGCTGCAAGATAAGTTGGCAAAATACAAGAATGAGCTCTCAAAGGGAGTTTGGGGTTATTGGGAACTTGGAGCGTGGAAGCCTCTGGGCATCAGTGCTCGTAGGCGAGCCCAACTGCGCAAAGAAGTTCTACTTGCTGGACAAGATTGGCCGTACGATCCAGAAAGGAAGGAAATGCGAAAGAAGCAGAAAGGGCATAAATGTGACAGAATCGCAGCGGAGAAGCGCGCAAAGACAGCTGAACTAATGCAGCAAATGCCTAAAATGTTGGCAGATTATAGGAAGAGAAGATGGGAGAGAAAGATGAAAGCCGAGGAAGATGCTGCTAGAAAAGCAGTCCAAGAGTAA
- the LOC116024956 gene encoding wall-associated receptor kinase-like 20: MKLLNSFSAALILLALLPSPTSAQICPKTCGPMTLKYPFGTAPGCGDPRFQPYVTCTNNQQLTFATHTGCYPVTAIDYNHHSIFISDPTLSTCSCTQPSRGFSLDSNAPFAFRDDTIFALLGCSADASSPIYKSAGGANSSFPMCDSQGAPVCSILYSCEAMSRLNLPVSTCCVYTPVDLGPAFEMDLQKLQCASYSAMYSFNGGEEGNNPQAWKYGIALKYKFNFNNDFPELCARCERSNGVCGYSGPYKSFSCNCPSGFNTTTDCFLGNWSGSFRVLPWRKTGFLLVEILGLFILFALM, from the exons ATGAAGCTCCTCAACTCTTTCTCCGCCGCCCTCATCCTCCTCGCCCTTCTCCCATCTCCGACCTCCGCCCAAATCTGCCCCAAAACCTGCGGTCCCATGACCCTAAAATACCCCTTCGGCACCGCCCCGGGCTGCGGCGACCCGCGGTTCCAGCCCTACGTCACCTGCACCAACAACCAGCAGCTCACCTTCGCCACCCACACCGGCTGCTACCCCGTCACCGCCATAGACTACAACCACCACTCCATTTTCATCTCCGATCCCACGCTCTCCACGTGCTCCTGCACGCAGCCCAGCCGCGGCTTTAGTCTTGACTCGAACGCGCCCTTCGCCTTCCGCGATGATACCATTTTCGCCCTGCTCGGCTGCTCCGCCGACGCCTCCTCCCCCATCTATAAGTCCGCCGGCGGCGCCAACTCCTCTTTCCCGATGTGCGACTCCCAG GGTGCGCCAGTGTGCAGCATTCTCTACTCGTGCGAGGCGATGAGCCGCCTGAACCTCCCGGTCTCGACGTGCTGCGTCTACACGCCGGTGGACCTCGGGCCGGCGTTCGAGATGGACCTGCAGAAGCTGCAGTGCGCGTCGTACTCCGCCATGTACAGCTTCAACGGCGGCGAAGAGGGCAATAATCCGCAGGCGTGGAAGTATGGGATAGCGCTCAAGTATAAGTTCAACTTCAACAATGATTTCCCGGAGTTGTGTGCGCGCTGCGAGAGGAGCAATGGCGTGTGTGGCTACTCTGGGCCCTACAAATCCTTTTCGTGTAATTGTCCTTCTGGGTTTAACACCACCACGGATTGCTTCCTGGGTAATTGGAGTGGTAGCTTCAGAGTTCTCCCATGGAGGAAGACAG GGTTTTTGCTGGTTGAGATCTTGGGATTGTTCATTCTATTTGCCTTGATGTAG
- the LOC116025336 gene encoding hydroxyproline O-galactosyltransferase GALT5-like — protein MKRGKLDSLISVSRLRSIQVLMGLLFLYLVLMSFEIPLVFRSGVGLDSPELPSRSLSSLPVHLRRENSVSRLPTRATRTQEVTPRRLGEYRKVSGLVFDESSFDSIDKDEFSELHKVVRDAFVAGKKLFEEIESGKVRSELENRTQSVNESCPNSVVLTGQEFVERNRLMVIPCGLTLGSHVTVVGTPRWAHSEKDSRIAAAKDGEETVMVSQFMMELQGLKTVDGEDPPRILHLNPRLKGDWSGRPVIEQNTCYRMQWGAAMRCDGLKSKSDEETVDGQVKCEKWIRDDDNHSEESKATWWLKRLIGRTKKKVSIDWPYPFAENKLFVLTVSAGLEGYHIHVDGRHISSFPYRTGFTLEDATGLSLKGDVDVHSIFAASLPSTHPSYAPQRHLEMLPRWRAPPLPIEPVELFIGILSAGNHFAERMAVRKSWMQHGSIRSLKVVARFFVAMHGRKEINAELMKEAEFFGDIVIVPYMDNYDLVVLKTVAICEYGVRTVASKYIMKCDDDTFVRIDAVMNEVKKIRHGRSLYIGNINYYHKPLRNGKWAVTYEEWPEEDYPPYANGPGYVISSDVAESIVSDFEQHKLRLFKMEDVSMGMWVEKFNNSRSVEYVHSLKFCQFGCIEDYYTAHYQSPKQMICLWGKLQSQGKAHCCNVR, from the exons ATGAAGCGAGGGAAGCTGGACTCACTGATCTCGGTGAGTCGGCTCAGATCGATTCAAGTGTTGATGGGGCTACTGTTTCTGTATCTGGTGCTAATGAGCTTCGAAATACCTCTGGTTTTCAGGAGTGGAGTCGGATTGGACTCGCCGGAGCTCCCGTCTCGGTCTCTGAGCTCGCTGCCGGTCCATCTCCGGAGGGAAAATTCGGTTTCTCGGCTTCCGACTAGGGCGACGCGTACACAGGAGGTAACGCCGAGGAGATTGGGGGAGTATAGGAAGGTTTCGGGTTTGGTGTTCGACGAGAGCTCGTTTGATAGTATCGACAAGGACGAGTTCTCGGAGCTCCATAAAGTGGTTAGAGACGCGTTCGTGGCGGGGAAGAAGCTCTTTGAGGAGATTGAATCCGGGAAAGTTCGGAGCGAGTTGGAGAATCGGACTCAGAGTGTGAACGAGTCGTGCCCTAACTCGGTGGTTTTGACCGGGCAGGAGTTTGTGGAGAGGAATAGACTGATGGTGATTCCGTGTGGACTGACCTTAGGCTCGCACGTGACGGTGGTAGGGACACCGCGGTGGGCCCACTCCGAGAAGGATTCCAGGATTGCGGCTGCCAAGGATGGGGAGGAGACTGTGATGGTGTCACAGTTCATGATGGAGCTTCAGGGATTGAAGACAGTGGACGGTGAGGATCCTCCCAGGATACTGCATCTTAATCCGCGGTTGAAAGGGGATTGGAGTGGTAGGCCAGTGATTGAGCAGAACACGTGTTATAGGATGCAATGGGGAGCTGCAATGAGGTGTGATGGCCTGAAATCCAAGTCTGATGAAGAGACTG TTGATGGGCAGGTGAAATGTGAGAAGTGGATTCGTGATGATGATAATCACTCTGAAGAATCGAAGGCAACATGGTGGTTAAAGAGGCTGATTGGAAGGACAAAGAAGAAGGTGTCAATTGACTGGCCATACCCATTTGCGGAGAACAAGTTGTTTGTATTGACAGTTAGTGCGGGTTTGGAAGGCTATCATATCCACGTAGATGGGAGGCATATTTCTTCTTTCCCCTATCGCACT GGGTTTACGCTAGAAGATGCAACAGGATTATCACTGAAGGGGGATGTTGACGTGCATTCTATATTTGCTGCTTCCTTACCCTCAACACATCCAAGTTATGCTCCTCAGAGGCACTTGGAAATGTTGCCCAGGTGGCGAGCCCCGCCTCTTCCTATTGAACCTGTGGAACTCTTTATTGGAATCCTTTCTGCTGGCAATCATTTTGCTGAGCGGATGGCGGTGAGAAAATCATGGATGCAACATGGATCTATTAGGTCATTGAAGGTTGTGGCCCGTTTTTTTGTAGCAATG CATGGAAGAAAGGAAATAAATGCGGAACTCATGAAGGAAGCAGAATTTTTTGGTGATATTGTTATAGTGCCTTACATGGATAATTATGATCTCGTGGTATTGAAGACTGTGGCAATCTGCGAATATGGG GTCCGTACAGTCGCTTCAAAGTATATAATGAAGTGTGACGATGACACATTTGTACGGATAGATGCTGTCATGAATGAAGTTAAGAAAATTCGTCATGGCAGAAGCCTGTATATTGGAAACATCAATTACTACCATAAGCCACTGCGAAATGGTAAATGGGCAGTCACCTATGAG GAATGGCCAGAAGAAGATTATCCACCCTACGCGAATGGGCCTGGTTATGTCATCTCGTCTGATGTTGCGGAGTCCATCGTCTCTGATTTTGAGCAACATAAGTTGAGG TTGTTCAAAATGGAGGATGTGAGCATGGGAATGTGGGTAGAGAAGTTCAACAATTCGAGGTCAGTGGAGTATGTTCACAGCTTGAAGTTCTGCCAGTTTGGATGCATCGAAGACTATTACACCGCGCACTATCAATCTCCGAAGCAAATGATCTGCCTTTGGGGAAAACTGCAAAGCCAAGGGAAAGCCCACTGCTGCAACGTAAGATGA